The Faecalibacterium prausnitzii genome includes a window with the following:
- a CDS encoding PLP-dependent aminotransferase family protein encodes MFHLTTALDAASAVPLYEQLYESLAEEMRTGAIPAGTRMPGKRRLAAELSVSVNTVDAAYQLLAAEGYLESRERSGFYVQEYLALPIRPAAPPPAAVLPQPEAGPPVQPVRYDLSTRGVDPALFPFRTWARLQKELLYSSPELLTHGDAQGDIELRQALADYLEEYRGVQCQAEQIIVGAGLEYLLGLLAPLLPGPAAVENPGYPRARRVLENNGVSCCCLPVDADGLSIEALSRSGAVVCYVTPSHQFPTGATMPAGRRAELLHWAARRPGERYIIEDDYDSEFRFDTRPLPSLQGMAGADGPVVYLSTCSRSLAPSIRIAYMVLPVQLLPAWRAAYRLYSSPVSRFEQQTLARFINEGYFTRHLARERVAYKARRDALVRALNAAFAPGALRFSGLHTGLHLLAALRDAPPDAALRAAAEAEGVRLSLLSDYDLTGSARGLAGTLVLGYGSLADDACPSVGETLRKVCTAARDASVTV; translated from the coding sequence GTGTTCCATTTGACGACAGCACTGGATGCGGCCTCGGCGGTGCCGCTGTATGAGCAGCTCTACGAGAGCCTGGCCGAGGAGATGCGCACCGGGGCCATTCCGGCGGGCACCCGGATGCCCGGCAAGCGGCGGCTGGCGGCGGAACTGTCCGTCTCGGTGAACACCGTGGATGCAGCTTACCAGCTGCTCGCGGCGGAAGGATATCTGGAATCGCGGGAGCGCAGCGGCTTTTATGTACAAGAATATCTGGCCCTGCCCATCCGCCCGGCCGCGCCGCCGCCCGCTGCGGTCCTGCCTCAGCCGGAGGCGGGACCGCCGGTGCAGCCGGTGCGGTATGACCTCTCCACGCGGGGGGTGGACCCGGCCCTCTTCCCGTTCCGCACCTGGGCACGGCTCCAGAAGGAGCTGCTCTACTCCTCGCCCGAACTGCTGACCCACGGCGACGCGCAGGGGGACATCGAGCTGCGGCAGGCGCTGGCGGATTATCTGGAAGAATACCGGGGCGTGCAGTGCCAGGCGGAGCAGATCATCGTAGGGGCAGGTCTGGAATATCTGCTGGGTCTGCTGGCCCCGCTGCTGCCCGGCCCGGCGGCGGTGGAGAACCCCGGCTACCCCCGCGCCCGGCGGGTGCTGGAGAACAACGGCGTCTCCTGCTGTTGCCTGCCTGTGGATGCGGACGGCCTGTCCATCGAGGCGCTGTCTCGCTCCGGCGCGGTGGTCTGTTATGTGACCCCCAGCCACCAGTTCCCCACCGGGGCCACCATGCCCGCCGGACGCCGGGCCGAGCTGCTCCACTGGGCCGCCCGCAGGCCGGGGGAGCGCTACATCATTGAGGACGACTACGACTCCGAGTTCCGCTTCGACACCCGCCCGCTGCCCAGCCTGCAGGGCATGGCCGGGGCCGACGGCCCGGTGGTCTACCTTTCCACCTGCTCCCGCAGTCTGGCCCCCAGCATCCGCATCGCCTACATGGTGCTCCCGGTCCAGCTGCTCCCGGCGTGGCGGGCAGCGTACCGGCTCTATTCCAGCCCGGTCAGCCGGTTCGAGCAGCAGACGCTGGCCCGGTTCATCAACGAGGGATATTTCACCCGGCATCTGGCGCGGGAGCGGGTGGCCTATAAGGCCCGGCGGGATGCGCTGGTCCGGGCGCTGAACGCAGCCTTCGCGCCGGGAGCGCTTCGTTTTTCCGGCCTGCACACCGGTCTGCATCTGCTGGCGGCGCTCCGGGATGCCCCGCCGGATGCAGCGCTCCGGGCTGCTGCCGAGGCCGAGGGCGTCCGGCTGAGCCTGCTGAGCGACTACGACCTGACCGGCAGCGCCCGCGGCCTTGCGGGCACACTGGTGCTGGGCTACGGCTCGCTGGCGGACGACGCCTGCCCCTCGGTGGGGGAGACGTTGAGGAAGGTCTGCACCGCTGCGCGGGACGCCTCGGTGACGGTGTAA
- a CDS encoding ECF transporter S component, protein MSTTAMWLLLAVVVIVIVFASVLYKRTFTVHELALTGVMAALSLVAYLFFRVPFYGGSSFHLGNTFTALTALLLDGVSGGLAGAIGLALADILAGDPGYAVTTFVLKFLIGITCGAVAHKVFKLRDLDRHSSGYLVKVIVAAGSGLLLNVFTDPFLGYFRNVYIFGQEYTVAQALTKIAGGVTFVNSVASTVCVVLLYLALRPALDRAGLLPKGEKKN, encoded by the coding sequence ATGTCAACCACCGCAATGTGGCTGCTTCTGGCAGTCGTTGTCATTGTCATTGTCTTTGCAAGTGTGCTGTACAAGCGCACCTTTACCGTCCACGAGCTGGCGCTCACCGGCGTCATGGCCGCGCTGAGCCTGGTGGCCTATCTGTTCTTCCGGGTGCCGTTCTACGGCGGCTCCTCGTTCCATCTGGGCAACACCTTCACCGCGCTGACTGCCCTGCTGCTGGACGGCGTGTCCGGCGGTCTGGCCGGTGCCATCGGTCTGGCTCTGGCCGACATCCTGGCCGGTGATCCGGGCTATGCCGTCACCACCTTCGTGCTGAAGTTCCTCATCGGCATCACCTGCGGCGCGGTGGCCCACAAGGTGTTCAAGCTCCGCGACCTCGACCGCCACAGCTCCGGCTACCTGGTCAAGGTCATCGTGGCTGCCGGTTCCGGCCTGCTGCTGAACGTCTTCACCGACCCGTTCCTCGGCTACTTCCGCAACGTTTACATCTTCGGTCAGGAGTACACCGTAGCCCAGGCCCTGACCAAGATCGCCGGCGGTGTCACCTTCGTGAACAGCGTAGCCTCTACCGTCTGCGTCGTCCTCCTCTACCTTGCCCTGCGTCCGGCCCTCGACCGCGCCGGTCTGCTGCCCAAGGGGGAGAAGAAGAACTAA
- a CDS encoding putative RNA methyltransferase — MKSEPWQCPLCGGPLTGEQDLKCPSGHCFDRAREGYWHLLPVQSMRTKAPGDSKEMVAARRAFLNAGYYGIFGQAVGELCLEYGLPAGPEAPLHLLDAGCGEGWYDRCITRQFDAAGQPLELAGFDIAKPAVRLAAKALPTARYAVASSFAQPVRTGWADLLLNCFSPFAREEFLRVLRPGGRMLYVVPGAEHLYQMKAVLYETPYKNPVQQVAYEGFRSIGEREVSGTITVPAAQLEALFAMTPYYWKTPRDGAARLAALPELTTDIAFRFLVFEKEQ, encoded by the coding sequence ATGAAGTCTGAGCCATGGCAGTGCCCGCTGTGCGGCGGGCCGCTGACCGGGGAGCAGGATCTGAAATGCCCCTCCGGCCACTGCTTTGACCGCGCCAGAGAGGGCTACTGGCACCTGCTGCCGGTGCAGAGCATGCGCACCAAGGCCCCCGGCGACAGCAAAGAGATGGTCGCCGCCCGCCGCGCCTTTCTGAATGCCGGATACTATGGCATCTTTGGGCAGGCGGTGGGGGAGCTGTGTCTGGAATACGGTCTCCCGGCCGGGCCGGAGGCCCCGCTGCACCTGCTGGATGCAGGCTGCGGAGAGGGCTGGTACGACCGCTGCATCACCCGGCAGTTTGATGCGGCCGGGCAGCCGCTGGAGCTGGCGGGGTTCGACATCGCCAAACCGGCAGTCCGGCTGGCGGCGAAGGCACTGCCCACGGCCCGCTATGCAGTGGCATCCAGCTTTGCCCAGCCGGTCCGCACCGGATGGGCCGACCTGCTGCTGAACTGCTTCTCGCCCTTTGCGCGGGAGGAGTTTTTGCGGGTCCTGCGCCCCGGCGGGCGGATGCTCTACGTCGTGCCCGGCGCGGAGCATCTGTACCAGATGAAGGCCGTCCTCTACGAGACGCCCTACAAAAACCCGGTGCAGCAGGTGGCGTATGAAGGCTTCCGCTCCATCGGGGAGCGGGAGGTCTCCGGGACCATCACGGTGCCCGCCGCCCAGCTGGAAGCGCTCTTCGCCATGACGCCCTACTACTGGAAAACGCCCCGCGACGGCGCGGCCCGTCTGGCCGCCCTGCCGGAGCTGACCACCGACATCGCGTTCCGCTTCCTCGTATTTGAAAAAGAGCAATAA
- a CDS encoding DEAD/DEAH box helicase — MTFNELNLSAPLLRAVAEAGYESPSPIQASAIPPVLAGRDLMGCAQTGTGKTAAFALPMLDRLTAAPAKKKGAVRALILTPTRELALQIGESFELYGKYLNQRSTVIFGGVGQAPQVAALKKGVDILIACPGRLNDLVGQGLIDLSHIEIFVLDEADRMLDMGFVHDVKKVIAKLPAQRQNLMFSATMPKEIEQLAAGILHDPAFVKVDPVSSTVDRIDQSLYFVEKGNKKFLLPWLIQNLKPPVQNALVFSRTKHGADKIAKDLNKQGIPAAAIHGNKSQSARVAALEGFKAGDTKVLVATDIAARGIDISELSHVFNYDLPEVPETYVHRIGRTARAGADGTAISFCAPEEQEYLAGIEKLNRRKIPVVSGHPWDGVPAPAKKEPPVRGKKPKAEAEAPAAQPEKPAKAAKPARPKKEKTAAAKAEPMKSQPKEEPSMDENQKRTPGGRSENRRSNNSRPRREGSNAAPNRGSNAQPKFDPHFVSAPEATPLRPAKKPNAPAAQPAAKTAAPAGSAKGENTQTAPNSQNRRNAQPGSASRPARGGRAERTERPARPAQNAAGSANTGKGRTERSTAGQPARAPRAPKQEASRSRSRNSAPSRDEDPGLVLISRRPPQQKFTNFEEYMNAHGGATAPIEDHSDEV; from the coding sequence ATGACTTTTAACGAACTGAATCTGTCCGCCCCGCTGCTGCGTGCCGTTGCGGAGGCGGGCTACGAATCCCCCTCGCCCATTCAGGCATCGGCCATCCCGCCGGTGCTGGCCGGGAGGGATTTGATGGGCTGCGCCCAGACGGGCACCGGCAAGACCGCAGCCTTTGCGCTGCCCATGCTGGACCGCCTGACGGCGGCCCCGGCCAAAAAGAAAGGGGCCGTCCGTGCCCTGATCCTGACCCCCACCCGCGAGCTGGCGCTGCAGATCGGCGAGAGCTTTGAGCTGTACGGCAAGTACCTGAACCAGCGCAGCACCGTGATCTTTGGCGGCGTGGGCCAGGCTCCGCAGGTCGCGGCCCTCAAGAAGGGCGTCGATATCCTCATCGCCTGCCCCGGCCGCCTGAACGACCTGGTGGGGCAGGGCCTCATCGACCTCTCCCATATCGAGATCTTCGTGCTGGACGAGGCCGACCGGATGCTGGACATGGGCTTTGTGCATGACGTGAAAAAAGTCATCGCCAAGCTGCCCGCCCAGCGCCAGAACCTGATGTTCAGCGCCACCATGCCCAAGGAGATCGAGCAGCTGGCGGCTGGTATCCTGCACGACCCTGCCTTCGTCAAGGTGGACCCGGTGTCCAGCACCGTGGACCGCATCGACCAGAGCCTGTATTTCGTCGAGAAGGGCAACAAGAAGTTCCTGCTGCCCTGGCTCATCCAGAATCTGAAACCGCCGGTGCAGAACGCGCTGGTCTTCAGCCGCACCAAGCACGGCGCGGATAAGATCGCCAAAGACCTGAACAAGCAGGGCATCCCGGCAGCGGCCATCCACGGCAACAAGAGCCAGTCTGCCCGCGTGGCGGCGCTGGAGGGCTTCAAGGCCGGGGATACCAAGGTGCTGGTGGCCACCGATATCGCCGCGCGCGGCATCGACATCAGCGAGCTGTCCCATGTCTTTAACTACGACCTGCCCGAAGTGCCGGAAACGTACGTCCACCGCATCGGCCGCACGGCCCGCGCCGGTGCCGACGGCACGGCCATCAGCTTCTGCGCCCCGGAGGAGCAGGAGTATCTGGCCGGGATCGAAAAGCTGAACCGCCGGAAGATCCCGGTGGTGTCCGGCCACCCGTGGGACGGTGTGCCCGCCCCAGCCAAAAAGGAGCCGCCTGTGCGGGGCAAAAAGCCCAAGGCGGAGGCCGAAGCGCCTGCCGCCCAGCCGGAAAAGCCCGCCAAGGCGGCAAAACCGGCCCGGCCCAAAAAAGAAAAAACGGCTGCTGCCAAGGCAGAGCCGATGAAATCTCAACCGAAAGAGGAACCATCCATGGATGAAAACCAGAAGCGCACCCCCGGCGGGCGCAGCGAAAACCGCCGCTCCAACAACAGCCGCCCCCGCCGCGAGGGCAGCAATGCCGCCCCGAATCGCGGCAGCAACGCCCAGCCCAAGTTCGACCCCCACTTTGTGAGCGCACCGGAAGCGACGCCGCTGCGCCCGGCCAAAAAGCCCAATGCGCCCGCAGCCCAGCCCGCCGCAAAAACGGCGGCCCCGGCCGGCAGCGCCAAAGGCGAGAACACCCAGACCGCCCCGAACAGCCAGAACCGCCGCAATGCCCAGCCGGGCAGCGCCAGCCGCCCGGCTCGCGGGGGCCGCGCCGAGCGGACGGAGCGCCCGGCCCGCCCGGCACAGAACGCCGCAGGCAGTGCCAACACCGGCAAGGGTCGCACGGAGCGCAGCACTGCGGGCCAGCCCGCCCGCGCACCCCGTGCCCCGAAGCAGGAGGCCTCCCGCAGCCGCAGCCGGAACAGTGCGCCCAGCCGGGACGAAGATCCGGGTCTGGTCCTCATCAGCCGCCGCCCGCCGCAGCAGAAGTTCACCAACTTCGAAGAGTATATGAACGCCCACGGCGGCGCAACGGCTCCCATCGAGGATCACAGCGATGAAGTCTGA
- a CDS encoding DUF1015 domain-containing protein encodes MNKTSCFSPAHILLPAENIPLEQWGCVACDQFTSDRSYWEKAARTAAGSPSTLNLVLPEVYLEESGVTGRIQKIHETMDDYLRTVLTRAVDGFIYVERTEQSGRIRQGLVGKIDLEAYSYAEGAQPEVRPSEHTVESRIPPRMAVRRGASLETPHVMMLADDPDCTLIEPIGAKKDALRKVYEGELMLGGGHIAGWAVEDPALLAQIDTALQGLGRQEVFDARYPQARGAAPLTLAVGDGNHSLASAKAYWEELKQTLPPEQQANHPARWCLAEVCNVHSPAIEIEPIHRVLFNVDCGAVLLALIAWSDSHNAGICFGDARQQSFTLAGPHVANVLSFEHPVAPLTVGTIDAFIEYFMARHIEARVDYVHDEPAVRALCKQGGVAFLLPPFDKSDLFKGVVMGGVLPRKTFSMGHAEEKRYYIECRKIKE; translated from the coding sequence ATGAACAAAACATCGTGCTTTTCTCCGGCACACATCCTGCTTCCGGCGGAGAATATCCCGCTGGAGCAGTGGGGCTGCGTGGCCTGCGATCAGTTTACGAGCGACCGCTCCTATTGGGAAAAAGCGGCCCGGACGGCGGCAGGTTCGCCCAGCACCCTGAACCTGGTCCTGCCGGAAGTGTATCTGGAAGAGAGCGGCGTGACCGGCCGCATCCAGAAGATCCATGAGACCATGGACGACTATCTCCGCACGGTGCTGACCCGTGCGGTGGACGGCTTTATTTATGTGGAGCGCACCGAGCAGAGCGGCCGCATCCGGCAGGGGCTGGTGGGGAAGATCGACCTTGAAGCCTACAGCTACGCCGAGGGTGCCCAGCCGGAGGTGCGCCCCAGCGAACACACGGTCGAGAGCCGCATCCCACCCCGGATGGCCGTCCGGCGCGGGGCCAGCCTGGAAACGCCCCACGTCATGATGCTGGCCGACGACCCGGACTGCACCCTCATCGAGCCCATCGGGGCGAAGAAAGACGCGCTGCGCAAGGTCTACGAAGGCGAACTGATGCTGGGCGGCGGGCACATCGCGGGCTGGGCCGTGGAAGACCCGGCTCTGCTGGCCCAGATCGACACGGCCCTGCAGGGGCTGGGCCGTCAGGAAGTCTTTGATGCCCGGTATCCGCAGGCCAGGGGCGCAGCCCCGCTGACGCTGGCCGTGGGCGACGGCAACCACTCGCTGGCATCGGCCAAGGCCTACTGGGAGGAGCTGAAGCAGACCCTGCCCCCGGAGCAGCAGGCAAACCACCCGGCCCGCTGGTGCCTGGCCGAGGTGTGCAACGTCCACTCGCCCGCCATCGAGATCGAGCCGATCCACCGGGTGCTGTTCAACGTGGACTGCGGCGCGGTGCTGCTGGCCCTCATCGCGTGGAGCGACTCCCACAATGCAGGCATCTGCTTCGGCGATGCCCGGCAGCAGTCCTTCACGCTGGCAGGCCCCCACGTCGCCAATGTGCTCAGCTTCGAGCATCCCGTGGCCCCGCTGACCGTCGGCACCATCGACGCCTTCATCGAATACTTCATGGCCCGCCACATTGAGGCCCGCGTGGATTACGTCCACGATGAGCCTGCGGTCCGCGCCCTGTGCAAGCAGGGCGGCGTGGCCTTCCTGCTGCCGCCGTTCGACAAGAGCGACCTGTTCAAGGGCGTCGTGATGGGCGGTGTGCTGCCCCGCAAGACCTTCAGCATGGGCCATGCGGAAGAAAAACGGTATTACATCGAGTGCCGGAAAATCAAAGAGTAA
- a CDS encoding putative glycoside hydrolase, which yields MAKYPKRQKVKRYRRSFYSREMRVKKGIGIAVLVLVMLGAAWLAAPHVLDWATHTWYTVVRNRDLSASSPASASASSVAERPASSAASEPAASSEVQPEVVTPAVDGTAIVDGSWAEADITALTEEASIRAAAQQLASQGVKYAVVTLKDATGVVYYASQVPAAAASPASVTVDPARVAAIFREEGLIPVAKLAAFRDPAGARADHAMAIGYKGQAYLWLDNKASADGKPWLNPYADAAVQYIGDLIDELHTAGFEQVVLENVQFPASTSSKQDYGTTNGVSRADQLRADMAVWEQRFGNRVTLWYSYTLAEVADTSSTLGVPAAQLGVKNLVVRVPSASTMTAEERAALVQAQTEAGVEHVVVRDNAAGSYE from the coding sequence ATGGCAAAATATCCGAAACGCCAGAAGGTCAAGCGCTATCGGCGCAGCTTTTACAGCCGCGAGATGCGGGTGAAAAAGGGGATCGGCATCGCCGTGCTGGTCCTCGTGATGCTGGGCGCGGCCTGGCTGGCAGCTCCCCATGTGCTGGACTGGGCAACGCATACCTGGTACACCGTGGTGCGCAACCGGGATCTTTCCGCCTCCTCCCCCGCCAGCGCGAGCGCATCGTCCGTGGCGGAGCGCCCGGCGTCCTCTGCGGCGAGTGAACCGGCCGCTTCTTCGGAGGTGCAGCCGGAGGTGGTGACGCCCGCTGTGGACGGCACCGCTATCGTGGACGGCAGCTGGGCCGAGGCCGACATCACGGCCCTGACGGAGGAGGCCTCCATCCGCGCTGCGGCGCAGCAGCTGGCCTCGCAGGGCGTGAAATATGCCGTCGTGACCCTGAAGGACGCCACCGGCGTGGTCTATTATGCGTCTCAGGTGCCCGCCGCTGCGGCCAGTCCGGCCAGCGTGACCGTGGACCCGGCCAGGGTGGCCGCTATCTTCCGGGAAGAGGGCCTCATCCCGGTGGCGAAGCTCGCCGCCTTCCGCGACCCGGCCGGTGCCCGCGCCGACCACGCCATGGCCATTGGATATAAGGGGCAGGCCTATCTCTGGCTGGACAACAAGGCGTCTGCCGACGGCAAGCCCTGGCTGAACCCCTATGCGGACGCAGCCGTCCAGTACATCGGCGACCTCATCGACGAGCTGCACACCGCCGGGTTCGAACAGGTGGTGCTGGAGAACGTCCAGTTCCCGGCCTCCACCAGCAGCAAGCAGGACTATGGCACCACCAACGGCGTGAGCCGTGCCGACCAGCTGCGGGCCGATATGGCGGTCTGGGAGCAGCGCTTCGGCAACCGTGTGACCCTGTGGTACAGCTATACGCTGGCCGAGGTGGCCGACACCTCCAGCACGCTGGGCGTCCCGGCCGCGCAGCTGGGCGTGAAGAACCTTGTGGTGCGGGTGCCTTCGGCCTCCACCATGACCGCCGAGGAGCGCGCTGCTCTGGTGCAGGCGCAGACCGAAGCGGGCGTCGAGCATGTGGTCGTGCGGGACAATGCGGCCGGATCCTATGAATAA
- a CDS encoding Rnf-Nqr domain containing protein, translating to MSDVLHLVGVFFNYAVLAIFAQNAVFTRSLGVSRLVQLVGDERTSSWWFALMLCITQVLVAPLVYFAGSFIAPLPNRAQLRPVMYLTCIAAVCLFELLVLKLAKGPRSGQLIRILPVAAVNSGVLGTVLVERTQSFTLEQSLGFGLGSGLGYLLAVMLVTEAQNRLRSRAIPEAFRGLPVTLIYIGVLALAIYGFTGHSVIL from the coding sequence ATGAGCGACGTGCTGCACCTGGTAGGCGTCTTCTTCAACTATGCCGTTCTGGCCATCTTTGCCCAGAACGCCGTCTTCACCCGCAGTCTGGGCGTGTCCCGGCTGGTCCAGCTCGTCGGCGACGAGCGGACGAGCAGCTGGTGGTTTGCCCTGATGCTCTGCATCACGCAGGTGCTGGTGGCTCCGCTGGTCTATTTTGCGGGCAGCTTCATTGCCCCGCTGCCCAACCGCGCCCAGCTGCGCCCGGTGATGTATCTGACCTGCATCGCGGCGGTCTGCCTGTTTGAGCTGCTGGTCCTCAAGCTGGCAAAAGGCCCCCGCAGCGGCCAGCTCATCCGCATCCTGCCTGTGGCCGCCGTCAACAGCGGTGTGCTGGGCACAGTGCTGGTCGAGCGCACCCAGAGTTTCACGCTGGAACAATCCCTCGGCTTCGGCCTGGGCAGCGGCCTGGGCTATCTGCTGGCCGTCATGCTGGTGACGGAAGCACAGAACCGTCTGCGCAGCCGGGCCATCCCGGAGGCATTCCGCGGCCTGCCCGTCACGCTGATCTACATCGGGGTGCTGGCACTGGCCATCTATGGCTTTACCGGCCATTCTGTGATCTTGTAA
- a CDS encoding Rnf-Nqr domain containing protein gives MKRHVAEMITRDPEKFAHHDRVFKNNPVVMQGMGLAPLVVLATSGRNAVMLAVAVALLLTPSRMLACLLSRLCPLRDERPVPEELEKKLLPRAFVYSGSAAVVYLAVYPILNALFGTDLLTLGIYLPLLVVEPLLTYRFGRVQETMHKAVSKGLRITLGYALILLLLGCVREWLALGSVFGIPLGRSVLPMAGMPAGGFIVLGVVCAIWRALARKRQKYLKNEARGYLAVHPQENRKEAEQ, from the coding sequence ATGAAACGTCACGTTGCAGAAATGATCACCCGCGACCCCGAAAAGTTCGCACACCATGACCGCGTCTTCAAAAATAACCCGGTCGTCATGCAGGGCATGGGCCTGGCTCCGCTGGTGGTGCTGGCCACCAGCGGCAGAAACGCCGTGATGCTGGCGGTGGCCGTGGCCCTGCTGCTGACGCCCTCGCGGATGCTGGCCTGCCTGCTCAGCCGTCTGTGCCCCCTGCGGGACGAGCGCCCGGTCCCCGAAGAGCTGGAAAAGAAGCTGCTGCCCCGCGCCTTTGTCTACAGCGGCAGCGCCGCCGTGGTGTATCTGGCGGTGTATCCCATCCTGAACGCCCTCTTCGGCACCGACCTGCTGACGCTGGGCATCTACCTGCCTCTGCTGGTGGTGGAGCCGCTGCTGACCTACCGCTTCGGCCGTGTGCAGGAAACGATGCACAAGGCTGTTTCCAAAGGTCTGCGCATCACGCTGGGCTATGCGCTGATCCTGCTGCTGTTGGGCTGTGTGCGCGAGTGGCTGGCCCTCGGCAGCGTGTTCGGCATCCCGCTCGGCCGCTCTGTCCTGCCCATGGCCGGGATGCCGGCGGGCGGTTTCATCGTGCTGGGCGTGGTGTGCGCCATCTGGCGCGCACTGGCCCGCAAGCGGCAGAAATACCTGAAAAATGAGGCGCGCGGCTATCTGGCCGTGCATCCGCAGGAGAACCGGAAGGAGGCAGAACAATGA
- a CDS encoding RnfABCDGE type electron transport complex subunit D produces the protein MDETLIRAQQRELTRTGRYYRHVCWMAVPLLCMSCYFYGLRPLLLCGAAVITGNLCDRLVSLLRRRVYQSNDFSSESFALLIALLMPATVDWYVLIAAVLAGVFIGKEVFGGYGSYPFHPAAVGYVIAAVSWPEQVFQYPQPYTAIPLWDASAVPVSDTISRTLRSGGILNLSPISLVLGEYAAPMGTGAALVILACGLFLWYQKDTRLSAAVSFLVTSALIAFLFPRQVGLLDTSFAASLLPRLQCVRDELLTGAMLFSAVFLLNEPYTCAHHRIGRILYGVLVGAATMGFRYFGVYDTGVCFALLTVNSISGWLDRTETRLYRLLGWKEDAE, from the coding sequence ATGGATGAAACTTTGATCCGGGCGCAGCAGCGGGAACTGACCCGGACGGGCCGCTACTACCGGCATGTCTGCTGGATGGCCGTCCCGCTGCTGTGCATGTCCTGCTATTTCTACGGGCTGCGGCCGTTGCTGCTCTGCGGCGCGGCGGTGATCACCGGCAATCTGTGCGACCGTCTGGTCTCACTGCTGCGCCGGCGCGTTTACCAGTCCAACGATTTTTCCAGCGAGAGCTTCGCGCTCCTCATCGCGCTGCTCATGCCCGCCACGGTGGATTGGTACGTCCTCATTGCGGCGGTCCTGGCCGGTGTCTTTATCGGCAAGGAGGTCTTCGGCGGTTACGGCAGCTACCCGTTCCACCCGGCGGCGGTGGGCTACGTCATCGCGGCGGTGTCCTGGCCGGAACAGGTGTTCCAGTACCCCCAGCCGTATACCGCCATCCCCCTGTGGGATGCGTCGGCTGTGCCGGTGTCGGATACCATCTCCCGGACCCTGCGCAGCGGCGGCATCCTGAACCTCAGCCCGATCTCGCTGGTGCTGGGCGAGTATGCCGCCCCTATGGGCACCGGTGCGGCGCTGGTCATTCTGGCCTGCGGGCTGTTCCTGTGGTATCAGAAGGATACCCGCCTGAGTGCCGCCGTCAGCTTTCTGGTGACGAGCGCCCTCATCGCGTTTCTGTTCCCCCGGCAGGTGGGCCTGTTGGACACTTCCTTTGCGGCCAGCCTGCTCCCCCGTTTGCAGTGTGTGCGGGATGAGCTGCTGACCGGCGCGATGCTGTTCAGCGCGGTCTTCCTGCTGAACGAGCCCTATACCTGTGCCCATCACCGCATCGGGCGCATTTTGTACGGTGTGCTGGTGGGTGCCGCGACCATGGGCTTCCGCTACTTTGGCGTCTATGATACCGGGGTCTGCTTTGCACTGCTCACGGTCAACAGCATTTCCGGCTGGCTGGACCGCACCGAGACCCGCCTGTACCGTCTGCTGGGCTGGAAGGAGGATGCGGAATGA
- the rpe gene encoding ribulose-phosphate 3-epimerase → MTIVSPSILSADFTKLGADCRMVLDAGAQMLHYDVMDGHFVPNISFGVPVLKSLHKGMPAAFYDVHLMISHPLAYAEPFAKAGATLQNFHLECEDDIQQTIDAIKAQGCKVGLTIKPGTAPEALAPYLDQLDLVLVMSVEPGFGGQKFMPSALEKLRWLREERARRSAHFLLEVDGGVDDATAPLCVEAGADILVAGSAVFGAADPAAAVRRLAAL, encoded by the coding sequence ATGACGATTGTAAGTCCTTCGATCCTTTCAGCCGATTTCACGAAGCTGGGCGCAGACTGCCGGATGGTGCTGGACGCCGGGGCGCAGATGCTGCACTACGATGTGATGGACGGCCATTTCGTGCCCAACATCAGCTTTGGTGTGCCGGTGCTGAAGAGCCTGCACAAGGGGATGCCCGCGGCGTTCTACGATGTGCACCTGATGATCAGCCACCCGCTGGCTTATGCCGAGCCGTTTGCAAAGGCGGGGGCCACGCTGCAGAATTTCCATCTGGAATGTGAGGACGATATCCAGCAGACCATCGACGCCATCAAGGCGCAGGGGTGCAAGGTCGGCCTGACCATCAAGCCGGGCACGGCCCCGGAGGCGCTGGCTCCGTATCTGGACCAGCTGGATCTCGTTCTGGTCATGAGCGTGGAGCCGGGTTTCGGCGGGCAGAAGTTCATGCCCTCGGCGCTGGAAAAGCTGCGCTGGCTGCGCGAAGAGCGGGCCAGACGGAGCGCCCATTTCCTTCTGGAAGTGGACGGCGGCGTGGACGACGCCACGGCTCCGCTCTGCGTGGAGGCCGGTGCGGACATTCTGGTGGCGGGCAGCGCCGTCTTTGGTGCGGCAGACCCGGCAGCGGCTGTGCGTCGTCTGGCTGCGCTGTGA